In Bradyrhizobium sp. 170, the DNA window TCGTCTGGATGATCGTCGCCGTCGGCCTGCTGATCCTCGTCGGAGGGCAGACATGACGCCGATCCGCTTTTCCCCGTCATCGCTGCGGGAAGGCCGCTGGTACGAATACCTGATGCGCTTCGTGCTCGGCGGCGCCGCGACGGTCTTCACCGGTCTCGTCAGCAGCCGTTATGGGGCATCCATCGGAGGTCTCTTTCTCGCCCTTCCTGCCATCTTCTGCGCCAGCGCGACGCTCATCGAGAAGCATGAAATCCGCCGCAAGCGGGAAGCGGGTCTCGCCGGCGAGCGCCGCGGGAAAGAGGCAGCAGCGCTCGACGCCGCCGGCGCGGCGCTCGGCGCAATCGGGCTGCTGGCCTTTGCGATTGTCTTTTCGCTGATCGTGGAAAGCAGCATCCCGGCCGCCTTTGTCAGCGCGTCGCTTGCCTGGCTGATCGTCTCGGTGGCGGCTTGGTACGTGCGCCGCAAGATGCGGTCAGCGCGCAGGCGCCGAACTGCGGGAAAAACCAGCGGCTCCGCGATTTCGCGAAGCCGCTACGGTTGATCGAACAATCTGGACCAAGCCGCGGTCGAAGCCTTCGCGTTGACGCCCTTACACAGCGCCACGGTATGGAGGCTTGGTGTTTGCGGCCTTCTCTTCGTTCAGATGGATCGTGAGGAAGCGCACGATCTCGTGGTGACCGAGTTCTTCTGCGCATACGATCAGCGTCCCGTAACGGCACATTTCGCAGCGCTCGGCGGCCTGCGCGTTCGCGATGATGGCGGCGTCCAGTACGGCCTTGTCTTCGATCTCGCCGGCCGTTTCGTCGGCCTCTTTGATGATGCCCATCGATGGCATGGCGCTACGTCCCGCCGGGCTGCTTGCCGAGCTTCTCAAACCCCCTGAAGCCGCTCGACCTGCTTGTTGGCCTCTTCGAGATGACCTTTCAGTCCGGCGACGTCGTCGCCTTTTCGATCGTCTTGGCGAGCGATTTGATGATCTGTTGCTCGGCGTAGTAGATGTCCTGCAGACCATGGATCAGCAGGTCCTCCATCGATTTTATTTTCGACGTCTTCTTTCGCGATGATGGCATTGGAACGTCGCTGATCCGTGGGGGTTACCGTTCCATGACGAGCGCACCGGAGTACTGAGATGGCCGATGGACAACGCTTCGCCAATCTGCTGGGACGTGCTGCAATGGACGTGTGGGGCGACATGCCGCGTGATATCCAGGAAGCGCTGTTCGAGACGGCGATGAAGGGGCACGACGCGGAGCGCGAGGAACTGGCGCGACTACTGCACGACCGTCATCCCCGGACCCTGCACCCGGCGAAGCCGGACTGAGGAACCGGGTTTCGACACGCGAGTTTATGCAAGCTGCCAGCTGTCCCGCGGCTTGAAGGTTCAGGATGGCCGACGAAAAGATCACGACGACCGGCATTGCCGCTCACGGCGCCTCTCGCCTCGCGTCGGTGGAGATCGACACGTTCAACATCGAACTGAAGGACGACGAAGGATTCTTGGGAGACCGCGCCAGCAAGGGCGCCTTCCGGGACATCCTCGAGAAGTGGCGGAAGCCGATGCGCAAATCCGGCGAGGACCCTTTCGGGAAGGAGCCGACCGAAAACATCAGCAAGAAGTTGCTGGATACCGTCCTGGTCGGCGACGACGCCGAAGCCTCGGCGGTCGTGCACAGCGCCATCGAGGACTTCGCCCAGGAGCTCGCCCACGTCACGCGACGCTTTCTCAAGACCAAGGCCTGGCAGAAGACCGAGCGCATCGTGGTGGGTGGAGGTTTTCGCGACAGCCAGCTCGGCGAACTCGCCATCGCACGAACCGAAATCATCCTTAAGGCCGAGGACTTCAAGATCGAGATGCTGCCGATCCGCCACCACCCGGACGACGCAGGCCTTATTGGCGCGCTACACCTCGCTCCTTCCTGGATCTTCGAGGGGCATGACTCCATCCTCGCCGTCGACATCGGCGGTACGAACATCCGCTGCGGCGTCATCGAAACACGTAGCAAGAAGTCACCGGACCTGTCCAAGGCGAGCGTGTGGAAGTCCGAGCAATGGCGCCATGCCGACGACGGGCAGAGCCGTGAGGATGCGGTGAAGCGTCTCGTCAAGATGCTCGGGGACCTGGTCGCGAAGGCGGACAAGGATGGATTCAAGCTCGCGCCGTTCATCGGCATCGCCTGCCCCGGCGTGATCGGGAGCGATGGCTCGATCGAGAAGGGCGCGCAGAACCTGCCCGGCAACTGGGAGAGCAGTAAGTTCAATCTGCCGGCAAGCCTGGTCGAAGCCATCCCGCAGATCGGAGAGCACGACACGGCCATCGTCATGCACAACGACGGCGTGGTGCAGGGGCTATCCGAAGTACCCTTCATGCGGGACGTGAAACGTTGGGGCGTGCTTACGATCGGCACGGGCCTTGGAAACGCCCGCTTCACCAATCGTAATGGCAACGGCAAGGGCGAGCGCTGAACTTACTCTCCATTCGATGCAGGCCGAGCTCCTCTCACTTGCCTCACGGCCTGCACAATCTCTTTCAGGTGATAGAGTTTATGCAAGGACAGGTTGCCAGGCACAGGAGGAGGTGCAACGGGCGAGAAGCCGTGGCGTAGATCACTGGGAGTTCGGGATCACACTCACGGCAACGTTCGGCTAAGACAGAAAAACGTTGGCTGCACTCTGGACGTCGAGTATTCTCGTGGCGCACCTCGCTGGTGCCGTTCAATGACGCACTCTCTCTTCCGTTTCGATCACTTCGCTTGTGTCTGGATGCTCAACGTCATTGCATTTGCACAGCACGCCGGCCCAACACATGCAGCCAAATTCGGACCAAGCGCGGTGAGTATAGTTCTCGTAGACCCGCCCGATGTCAACGTAGGTCGAGCAGAGTCTATCCCTGTCACAAAGTGTCGGGAGTACGTAGTGGTGAAGATTTATCTTCGTTTAGCAGCTCCTGCTCAGCCAGACGCCAGAACTCCTCGTCTCGCCCCTCGGGTCGACCATTTTGCTCCCATAGCTTGTAAGCCCTGGCAGCGATCTCTTTATCGCTCGGCTTAGCCATTACCGTTCCTCCTTGGAGCACGGTCCCACCTTTGGGGTTGGGGGCTTAATGGCGAGACCGTGCTAGACCAGCATTTGCGTGAAGCTGGCCCTCGGATTCAATGCTGCGTGACGCCGCTAGTTCCTCGGCAAGGTAAACAAGACTGACGTTCGGCTGGAAATGTTATGCCAG includes these proteins:
- a CDS encoding DUF3147 family protein — encoded protein: MTPIRFSPSSLREGRWYEYLMRFVLGGAATVFTGLVSSRYGASIGGLFLALPAIFCASATLIEKHEIRRKREAGLAGERRGKEAAALDAAGAALGAIGLLAFAIVFSLIVESSIPAAFVSASLAWLIVSVAAWYVRRKMRSARRRRTAGKTSGSAISRSRYG
- a CDS encoding DUF2934 domain-containing protein produces the protein MAKPSDKEIAARAYKLWEQNGRPEGRDEEFWRLAEQELLNEDKSSPLRTPDTL
- a CDS encoding ROK family protein, with protein sequence MADEKITTTGIAAHGASRLASVEIDTFNIELKDDEGFLGDRASKGAFRDILEKWRKPMRKSGEDPFGKEPTENISKKLLDTVLVGDDAEASAVVHSAIEDFAQELAHVTRRFLKTKAWQKTERIVVGGGFRDSQLGELAIARTEIILKAEDFKIEMLPIRHHPDDAGLIGALHLAPSWIFEGHDSILAVDIGGTNIRCGVIETRSKKSPDLSKASVWKSEQWRHADDGQSREDAVKRLVKMLGDLVAKADKDGFKLAPFIGIACPGVIGSDGSIEKGAQNLPGNWESSKFNLPASLVEAIPQIGEHDTAIVMHNDGVVQGLSEVPFMRDVKRWGVLTIGTGLGNARFTNRNGNGKGER